Proteins from a single region of Kluyveromyces lactis strain NRRL Y-1140 chromosome C complete sequence:
- the BUD14 gene encoding protein phosphatase regulator BUD14 (weakly similar to uniprot|P27637 Saccharomyces cerevisiae YAR014C BUD14 Protein involved in bud-site selection diploid mutants display a random budding pattern instead of the wild-type bipolar pattern) translates to MMDLEYPKMSGLAGLGSGLRSRERSKPDLSILTDPTLVEDFDEIMKQMRSLKKDEESLSVNASVVITPTEAHANDVNRQKVDYEGVPDLGDLQLEDEEEEEEGEEELAQDIDNEHDTSFSSRHGNELQDSDYAYSDSDFEDNLEERLRSLETSSQRNSGEHVSSVKGIVANDTSSAIDNNMVADRAKEARNGLEQRSYDDIDDDDDEAEEQDDNDEEDLNIGWNTNESDDSDELQPLNPPQELDPSKLYALYPFQGPDPSHCQLEQDEGCTLLNDQDSYWWLVKRCSDGKIGFAPAELLETFPERLARLNCWKNENISSHSISHKEDSNSSKESNILNKEDSIEAVESPLNAYSKTNKSVSFNNVVSYAERYIDEIEQEPLEDDSGELNGAGEYVHDVESRDGQDGHLHLGTDLGTHLTHVDEIHETLLNDHLSDDVSEVVSDAAFNVHEMAPLMVQKNRPSKPALTDLLSEKQNDLKQVFQAPTMPVAAPRGTSQMTNSNSNCSISTIGEYSPSSSDWTNDSPQLLSEKEFEKSNLNDQIPSSRAIQDISKIVSSQDAPDLNSLHDEDSLQHSESLPKVTHNHQHSISTLNAVDINSSVGTEKTIDIDEENSILPDENTNAYSTVPSSIASSCMDHEHNSPLISEVALHTSTGVVGDYHPVINSLYNPIFSKIDVMMDKIENAISN, encoded by the coding sequence ATGATGGATTTGGAGTATCCTAAGATGTCAGGACTCGCAGGTCTGGGCTCTGGCTTAAGATCACGGGAACGATCAAAACCTGATCTATCGATATTAACTGATCCTACACTGGTTGAGGATTTCGATGAAATCATGAAACAGATGCGAAGCCTCAAGAAGGACGAGGAATCCCTGAGTGTCAATGCTAGTGTTGTGATAACGCCGACTGAAGCACATGCTAATGACGTAAATCGTCAAAAAGTTGACTATGAAGGTGTCCCGGATCTCGGTGATTTACAGTTGGAAGAtgaggaggaagaagaagaaggagaagaagagttaGCACAGGATATCGATAATGAGCATGATACCAGTTTCAGTTCGCGACATGGGAACGAGCTGCAGGATTCAGATTATGCATATTCAGATTCggattttgaagataatttGGAGGAGCGGTTAAGAAGTTTAGAGACTTCTTCTCAAAGAAACAGCGGAGAACATGTTTCTTCTGTGAAAGGGATAGTTGCAAACGATACATCGAGTGCTATTGATAATAACATGGTGGCAGATCGTGCGAAAGAAGCAAGAAACGGATTGGAGCAGAGATCATATGACgatattgatgatgacgatgatgaggcagaagaacaagatgaCAACGACGAAGAGGACTTGAATATAGGTTGGAACACTAATGAATctgatgattctgatgagCTGCAGCCGTTAAATCCGCCGCAAGAATTAGACCCCAGCAAATTATATGCATTATACCCGTTCCAGGGACCTGATCCATCACATTGCCAGTTGGAACAGGACGAAGGTTGTACTCTTTTGAATGACCAGGACTCTTATTGGTGGTTAGTTAAACGTTGCAGTGATGGGAAAATAGGATTCGCGCCTGCAGAACTTCTTGAAACGTTTCCTGAAAGGTTAGCTAGACTGAACTGTTGGAAAAACGAAAATATATCATCAcattcaatttctcatAAAGAggattcaaattcaagcAAAGAATCgaatattttgaacaaagaagataGTATTGAGGCAGTTGAGTCCCCGTTGAACGCATACTCAAAAACTAATAAATCGGTTAGCTTCAATAATGTTGTCAGTTATGCTGAAAGAtatattgatgaaatagAGCAAGAACCATTGGAGGACGACAGCGGAGAACTGAATGGTGCAGGAGAATACGTTCATGATGTGGAATCAAGAGACGGGCAAGACGGGCATCTACACCTGGGAACAGATCTTGGAACTCACTTAACACATGTCGATGAAATACATGAAACCCTTCTGAATGATCATTTGTCAGATGATGTAAGCGAAGTTGTAAGTGATGCTGCCTTCAATGTCCATGAAATGGCACCATTAATGGTGCAAAAAAATAGACCTTCAAAACCTGCCTTGACGGATCTGTTGTcagagaaacaaaatgatCTAAAACAAGTCTTTCAAGCTCCCACTATGCCAGTAGCAGCACCAAGAGGTACTTCCCAAATgacaaattcaaattcaaattgttccatATCTACAATCGGAGAATACTCGCCTTCCTCTTCAGACTGGACAAATGATTCACCTCAGTTGCTAAGTGAAAAGGAATTCGAGAAGTCTAATTTGAATGATCAAATCCCATCTTCCAGAGCTATTCAAGATATATCGAAAATTGTAAGCTCGCAAGATGCGCCTGATTTGAACTCTCTTCATGATGAAGATTCTCTGCAACATAGTGAATCATTGCCAAAAGTAACTCATAATCACCAGCATTCGATATCTACACTGAATGCTGTAGATATCAACAGTTCTGTCGGGACAGAAAAAActattgatattgatgaagaaaatagTATCTTACCAGATGAAAATACAAACGCTTACAGCACCGTTCCATCCTCTATAGCCTCAAGTTGCATGGACCATGAACACAACTCTCCATTAATTTCTGAAGTAGCATTGCATACAAGCACTGGTGTAGTAGGGGATTATCATCCAGTGATTAACTCCTTGTACAACCCTATTTTCAGCAAAATAGATGTTATGATGGACAAGATAGAAAACGCCATCTCAAACTGA
- the ADE1 gene encoding phosphoribosylaminoimidazolesuccinocarboxamide synthase (highly similar to uniprot|P27616 Saccharomyces cerevisiae YAR015W ADE1 N-succinyl-5-aminoimidazole-4-carboxamide ribotide (SAICAR) synthetase required for 'de novo' purine nucleotide biosynthesis red pigment accumulates in mutant cells deprived of adenin) — protein MNTTSITQTNLDGILPLVARGKVRDIYQVDDQTLLFVATDRISAYDVIMKNAIPEKGILLTKLSEFWFDFLKEDVRNHLKPLGPGETIFDKLPAKLSESKYKVQLEGRSLLVQKHKLIPLEVIVRGFITGSAWKEYKKTGTVHGLPQPEGLLESQEFPSPIFTPSTKAEQGEHDENISPEQAARLVGQDLCDRIEKLAIKLYTKCKDFAKSRGIIIADTKFEFGIDESTNEIILVDEVLTPDSSRFWNGTNFEVGKTQDSYDKQFLRNWLTDNKLAGVDGVEMPQDIADRTRSKYIEAYEQITGQKWNI, from the coding sequence ATGAACACGACAAGCATCACTCAAACCAACTTGGACGGTATCCTACCATTAGTGGCTAGAGGTAAAGTTAGAGACATTTACCAAGTCGATGATCAAACTTTGTTGTTCGTCGCTACTGACCGTATTTCTGCGTACGATGTCATCATGAAGAATGCAATTCCAGAAAAGGGTATCTTGTTGACCAAGTTGTCCGAATTttggtttgatttcttgaaggaagaTGTCCGCAACCATTTGAAACCATTAGGTCCAGGTGAAACCATCTTTGACAAATTACCTGCAAAGCTTTCAGAATCTAAGTACAAAGTTCAATTGGAGGGAAGATCTTTGTTGGTTCAAAAACACAAATTAATCCCATTAGAAGTCATCGTTCGTGGATTTATCACAGGATCTGCCTGGAAAGAATACAAGAAGACCGGTACTGTCCATGGTTTACCACAGCCAGAAGGTTTACTGGAATCTCAGGAATTCCCATCTCCTATCTTCACTCCTTCTACTAAAGCAGAACAAGGTGAGCACGACGAAAATATTTCTCCGGAACAGGCAGCTCGATTGGTCGGTCAAGACTTATGTGACAGAATCGAGAAGTTGGCTATAAAATTGTACACAAAATGTAAAGACTTTGCCAAATCAAGAGGTATAATCATCGCTGACACAAAGTTTGAGTTTGGTATCGATGAATCTACTAATGAAATAATCCTTGTGGACGAGGTTTTAACCCCAGATTCCTCTCGTTTCTGGAACGGTACCAACTTTGAAGTCGGTAAGACTCAAGATTCTTACGATAAACAATTTTTAAGAAATTGGTTGACTGATAACAAACTTGCAGGTGTTGACGGTGTTGAAATGCCTCAAGATATTGCAGACCGCACTAGATCAAAATACATCGAGGCCTACGAACAGATTACAGGTCAAAAGTGGAACATTTAA
- the CDC7 gene encoding serine/threonine protein kinase CDC7 (similar to uniprot|P06243 Saccharomyces cerevisiae YDL017W CDC7 DDK (Dbf4-dependent kinase) catalytic subunit required for firing origins and replication fork progression in mitosis through phosphorylation of Mcm2-7p complexes and Cdc45p kinase activity correlates with cyclical DBF4 expression), with translation MDDIPAEIIQEMDDLYDKVPQLSSRYKLLDKIGEGTFSSVYKAQDLSNVSGRLYPDHFWDKNSKHVAIKRIYVTSSPNRIENELKLLELLSNSNNVAPLCDAIRYQDQVVVVLPWYPHEEFRHFYRDMPIKGIKKYMFELLSALKYVHSFGIIHRDVKPTNFLYNPILGRGVLVDFGLAEENEELYLPDLNYRVYVNDQGEKVCNCSSPYANNKKTSHLPLISIQNGQLNVRGANELSAAQSENLMKAELSKGYPKHETRRQRRANRAGTRGFRAPEVLMKCSFQTQKIDIWSVGVILLSFISRRFPIFQSMDDIDAFLEICCIFGIKPMQEVAKFHGLGLDMTKVPGFHSEGYPGGLQGFVRALLDKEVEEGTLPEYSIAFETLDYLTQFDKQLTPSLGPDDEEDIDDKIRSYKQAVWDDHFWCFDLLAKCFELNSYKRPSASDLLEHLWFKELNEDLLDRDQRREDHFTGVVE, from the coding sequence ATGGATGACATTCCCGCTGAAATCATCCAGGAAATGGATGATTTGTACGATAAGGTACCACAGTTGTCATCCAGATACAAGCTACTGGATAAGATCGGAGAGGGGACCTTTTCATCGGTATATAAAGCTCAAGATCTTAGCAACGTATCTGGAAGGTTATACCCTGATCATTTCTGGGATAAGAATAGTAAACATGTGGCTATCAAGAGGATATACGTGACAAGCTCGCCGaacagaattgaaaatgaacttAAACTCTTAGAGTTACTGTCAAATTCGAATAACGTAGCACCATTATGCGACGCGATTCGATACCAGGATCAGGTGGTTGTCGTCTTGCCCTGGTATCCGCATGAAGAATTCCGGCATTTCTACCGAGACATGCCTATCAAGGGGATAAAGAAGTACATGTTTGAACTTTTAAGCGCCTTGAAATACGTGCACTCATTTGGAATCATTCACAGAGACGTGAAGCCAACCAATTTCCTATACAACCCAATACTTGGGAGAGGTGTGTTAGTAGACTTTGGTTTGGCTGAAGAGAATGAAGAGTTGTACTTGCCTGACCTCAACTATCGTGTGTATGTTAATGACCAGGGAGAGAAGGTTTGTAATTGTTCTTCACCGTATGCTAACAACAAAAAGACATCACATCTGCCGTTGATATCCATTCAGAACGGGCAGCTTAACGTTAGAGGGGCAAATGAATTAAGTGCTGCACAAAGTGAGAATCTCATGAAGGCAGAATTGAGTAAGGGGTACCCAAAACATGAAACTAGGAGGCAGCGTAGAGCTAATAGAGCTGGTACGAGAGGGTTCAGAGCGCCAGAAGTGCTTATGAAATGTTCTTTCCAAActcaaaaaattgacatTTGGTCAGTTGGTGTGATACTGTTAAGTTTCATCAGCAGAAGGTTcccaatctttcaaagcatGGATGATATTGACGCCTTTCTGGAGATATGTTGCATTTTTGGAATCAAGCCCATGCAAGAAGTCGCCAAGTTCCATGGGTTGGGACTAGACATGACAAAGGTTCCAGGTTTCCATTCGGAAGGATATCCTGGGGGGCTACAAGGTTTTGTGAGAGCTTTACTTGACAAAGAAGTGGAGGAAGGAACATTACCAGAGTATTCCATAGCGTTCGAGACGTTGGATTATTTGACACAATTTGACAAACAACTCACGCCAAGTTTAGGCCCagacgatgaagaggatattgatgataaaataCGGAGCTACAAACAAGCAGTTTGGGACGATCATTTTTGGTGTTTTGATCTCTTGGCAAAATGTTTCGAACTCAATTCATACAAAAGACCCAGCGCCAGTgatcttcttgaacatTTATGGTTCAAAGAACTGAACGAAGATTTACTTGATAGagatcaaagaagagaagatcACTTCACCGGGGTCGTTGAGTAA
- the DAL1 gene encoding allantoinase (similar to uniprot|P32375 Saccharomyces cerevisiae YIR027C DAL1 Allantoinase converts allantoin to allantoate in the first step of allantoin degradation expression sensitive to nitrogen catabolite repression), with the protein MIQAVASNHVAFHEGVAPGTIIYSVENGKILDVLQGRVATERELIGCGWNLESYDIVSPYLIMPGLVDAHVHLNEPGRTEWEGFETGTKAAVAGGVTTVIDMPLNAIPPTTNIKNFKLKLDAAEGQLWCDVGFWGGLVPDNLADLKPLVEAGVRGFKGFLIDSGVDEFPAIDKRYIQQALHLLQGEKTMVMFHAELQLPEPGHEHTIVDYNGELGTDSNAENLLSATKSLSSVEPKYGQVSELIQHHEDHLDSITTPLEAAENEICDHSLSKIDPCEYNSFLLSRPDHFETDAVALIVSCLRNSILQNGIEKSPFVHIVHLASMEALPILKRAKDMGLPITAETCFHYLSLAAERVPKSKTFYKCCPPIRSEKNRKELWRALREGLITSVVSDHSPCIPELKDLAKGDFFSAWGGIASVGLGLPLLYTNGASIAEIIQWCCENTSKQVGLDHRKGFLRTGYDADFVIFDINTYQTVDNDKVYFKNKLTAYDGFKLKGLVRNTYVRGKLAFELDGMGHNKNPPGQTILERRRT; encoded by the coding sequence ATGATACAAGCCGTCGCTTCAAACCATGTTGCATTCCATGAGGGCGTAGCTCCTGGCACGATTATCTATAGTGTAGAGAATGGTAAAATTTTGGATGTACTACAAGGAAGGGTAGCCACCGAAAGAGAACTAATAGGCTGTGGATGGAATTTAGAATCCTATGACATTGTTTCGCCGTACTTAATAATGCCTGGATTGGTGGACGCTCATGTACATTTGAATGAACCTGGTAGAACTGAATGGGAAGGATTCGAGACGGGGACCAAAGCAGCCGTCGCTGGTGGTGTTACTACTGTCATAGACATGCCTTTGAATGCCATCCCACCAACAACGAATATTAAGAATTTCAAGCTGAAATTGGATGCAGCAGAGGGCCAGCTGTGGTGCGACGTTGGATTTTGGGGCGGGTTAGTACCGGACAACTTAGCCGATTTGAAACCGCTAGTAGAAGCTGGCGTAAGAGGTTTCAAAGGGTTTCTTATAGATTCCGGTGTCGATGAGTTTCCTGCAATTGATAAACGATACATCCAACAGGCGTTGCACTTATTGCAAGGTGAGAAAACTATGGTTATGTTCCATGCTGAATTACAGCTACCAGAACCTGGCCACGAACACACTATTGTAGACTATAATGGTGAACTGGGGACTGACAGTAATGCCGAGAACTTGCTTTCTGCAACCAAGTCATTATCATCTGTCGAACCAAAATATGGTCAAGTTTCGGAATTAATCCAACATCACGAAGATCATTTGGATTCAATAACTACACCTCTCGAAGCCgcagaaaatgaaatatgcGACCATTCATTGTCCAAAATAGATCCATGCGAATACAATAGCTTTTTATTATCCAGACCGGATCATTTTGAAACAGACGCAGTAGCATTAATTGTCAGTTGTTTACGCAACAGCATCCTTCAGAATGGGATCGAAAAGTCACCGTTCGTTCATATAGTACATCTAGCATCGATGGAAGCTTTACCAATCTTGAAACGGGCTAAGGATATGGGACTTCCAATCACCGCCGAAACTTGCTTCCATTATCTTTCATTGGCAGCTGAAAGGGTTCCTAAATCCAAGACTTTTTACAAATGTTGTCCACCGATACGTAGTGAGAAGAACAGAAAGGAACTTTGGAGAGCCTTAAGAGAAGGTCTAATCACTTCTGTAGTAAGTGACCATTCTCCATGTATACCGGAGCTAAAAGACCTCGCAAAAGGTGATTTTTTTAGTGCATGGGGAGGAATTGCATCCGTCGGGTTGGGACTACCATTACTATACACTAACGGTGCTTCCATCGCTGAAATCATTCAATGGTGTTGCGAGAACACCAGTAAGCAAGTTGGTCTTGATCACAGGAAGGGTTTCCTAAGAACTGGATACGACGCAGATTTTGTTATCTTCGACATCAATACCTATCAGACTGTCGACAACGATAAAGTTTatttcaaaaacaaactGACAGCCTATGATGGGTTCAAACTGAAAGGTTTAGTGAGAAACACCTATGTTAGAGGAAAATTGGCTTTTGAACTTGACGGCATGGGACATAATAAAAACCCTCCCGGCCAGACAATTCTTGAACGCAGAAGAACATGA
- the KAP104 gene encoding Kap104p (similar to uniprot|P38217 Saccharomyces cerevisiae YBR017C KAP104 Transportin cytosolic karyopherin beta 2 involved in delivery of heterogeneous nuclear ribonucleoproteins to the nucleoplasm binds rg-nuclear localization signals on Nab2p and Hrp1p plays a role in cell-cycle progression): MPWSPDNEGLTQLCLTLQHAVSTNSDERQQALDALETFKLEPQFANYLCYILLHLEEMDQLRGTAGILLKNCILGGNIVDLGYVKSEIVRGLCLNNKFIVKITGIVIAALYSTYYRQHREDPQGLITLAQLIELARDNNEGSLKALSKMMEDGAQFFQLQWSNNQVPIGELVSLFLTLMVEGKTPVVRSESINCLNNIIPLQCQELSVNLDTLLTNIFSLASSESSYLVKQQICQCLTLNLEFRPDKLMTHLQGIIQFMGHLIVNTDRNDSEEEKVALGACEFILALVSNTNVPDHLIQPYVQELVPLLLTNMVYSQEEIVVMEASNGDDADSEDKDEDIKPVSAKIQKKNDDDNDEDSDDDENFDHEWNLRKCAASVLDILTGIFPKEVIETALPLLREHLTSDSWYIREATTLSLGAMAEGGMKYFDGQLPALIPFLVEQLKSPWFPVRRMTCWTLSRFSIWILDDRTEFLMPVLNPIMETLLDKKKGVQEAAITAIATFIENSDPDIVGTVLYEPLLDRFDECFRFYQKKNLIILYDAVSRLSEKCDLDEQAITKLLPHLLNKWSALDDNDKELWPLLECLSYVSTSLGPRFAPMAMEVYNRAWNILCRCVDLEAKSQVDPTIVVPEKDFIITSLDLIDGLVQGLGYDSKALLFPNHDTNMFSVILQCLQDHSHEVRQSAYALLGDIAYYYERQLFTSDFSKRMVETIGNELIQNGENHEAVSTVNNAIWCLGLMAHKIDLGPCIIEISRIVLDLFCSTQLVLPTSIMENLCITIARLAHFHPEIFTQPPFAGETQWHKWCSIASELTDPEEKTVSYTGFIKIMNLMDFNAQGMPSDKTWELFFRGLQQDVDISIISEDLYALAMRLPDPWQQLLMNSGMF, from the coding sequence ATGCCATGGTCACCAGATAACGAAGGACTAACTCAACTTTGTTTGACATTACAACATGCTGTTTCAACTAATTCTGATGAGAGACAGCAAGCACTCGATGCATTGGAAACATTCAAATTAGAACCACAGTTTGCCAATTATTTATGTTACATTTTACTTCATCTTGAGGAAATGGATCAGTTAAGAGGTACTGCAGgtattcttttgaagaattgcATATTGGGAGGCAACATCGTTGACCTAGGGTATGTCAAATCAGAAATTGTACGCGGGTTGTGTTTGAATAACAAATTTATTGTCAAGATTACTGGTATTGTAATTGCAGCCTTGTATTCTACTTATTATAGACAGCATAGAGAAGATCCTCAAGGGTTAATCACACTTGCACAATTAATTGAGCTCGCGAGAGACAATAACGAGGGTTCTTTGAAGGCCTTATCCAAAATGATGGAGGATGGTGCACAGTTTTTCCAGTTACAATGGTCGAACAATCAGGTGCCGATTGGAGAATTGGTATCGTTGTTTTTGACTTTGATGGTAGAAGGTAAGACACCAGTAGTCAGATCTGAGAGCATCAACTGTTTGAACAATATTATCCCGTTACAGTGCCAAGAATTATCCGTTAATTTAGATACTTTATTGACAAACATCTTCTCGTTAGCATCTAGCGAATCTTCATATTTAGTCAAACAACAAATTTGCCAGTGTTTGACCCTGAACTTAGAGTTCAGACCAGACAAACTCATGACACATCTACAGGGCATCATACAATTCATGGGACATTTGATTGTTAACACTGATAGAAACGATAGTGAAGAGGAGAAAGTTGCATTGGGAGCATGTGAGTTTATACTTGCGTTGGTGTCGAATACAAACGTACCAGATCATCTGATACAACCTTATGTGCAAGAACTTGTTCCACTTCTTTTGACAAACATGGTTTATAGCCAGGAAGAAATTGTTGTTATGGAAGCTTCCAACGGGGATGATGCAGACTCTGAAGacaaagatgaagatatcaaacCAGTTTCAGcaaaaatacaaaagaaaaatgacGATGATAATGACGAAGACtctgatgatgacgaaaaCTTTGATCATGAATGGAACTTAAGAAAATGTGCAGCATCAGTACTCGATATACTTACCGGCATATTTCCGAAGGAAGTCATAGAAACAGCACTTCCACTACTTAGAGAACATTTGACTTCGGATAGTTGGTACATTAGAGAGGCAACAACACTATCTCTTGGTGCTATGGCTGAAGGTGGCATGAAATACTTCGATGGTCAATTGCCAGCGTTGATACCATTTTTGGTCGAGCAATTGAAAAGTCCATGGTTCCCAGTTAGAAGAATGACCTGCTGGACTCTAAGCAGATTCTCCATTTGGATCTTGGATGATCGTACCGAATTTTTAATGCCGGTACTAAATCCTATCATGGAAACTTTACTggacaaaaagaaaggTGTCCAAGAGGCAGCCATTACGGCAATTGCCACTTTTATCGAGAATAGTGATCCTGATATAGTTGGTACAGTCCTATATGAGCCACTATTAGACAGATTCGACGAATGTTTCAGattctatcaaaagaaaaacttAATCATTTTGTATGATGCGGTCAGTAGGTTGAGCGAGAAGTGTGATCTTGATGAACAAGCTATTACGAAGTTACTTCCCCatttattgaacaaatGGTCTGCTTTGGACGACAATGACAAAGAACTCTGGCCACTCCTGGAGTGTTTATCGTATGTATCAACATCTTTAGGCCCCAGGTTCGCTCCGATGGCTATGGAAGTTTACAATAGAGCTTGGAATATTCTCTGCAGATGTGTTGATTTAGAAGCCAAATCACAAGTTGATCCAACGATAGTGGTTCCTGAAAAAGATTTCATCATAACTTCACTTGATTTAATTGACGGGTTAGTCCAGGGGTTAGGTTACGATTCCAAGGCCCTTTTATTCCCAAATCATGATACCAACATGTTTTCCGTCATCTTGCAATGTTTACAAGATCACAGCCATGAGGTAAGACAAAGTGCATACGCGCTACTGGGAGATATAGCATATTACTACGAGAGGCAATTATTTACAAGCGACTTCTCAAAGCGAATGGTGGAAACAATCGGAAACgaattgattcaaaacgGAGAAAACCATGAAGCTGTATCTACTGTCAATAATGCTATCTGGTGCCTAGGTCTCATGGCACATAAGATAGATCTGGGCCCTTGTATCATTGAAATAAGTAGGATAGTGCTGGACCTCTTCTGTTCTACTCAGTTGGTTTTACCAACAAGCATAATGGAAAATTTGTGCATCACCATTGCTAGACTAGCTCATTTCCATCCAGAAATCTTCACACAACCACCTTTTGCAGGCGAAACCCAATGGCACAAATGGTGCTCTATAGCCAGTGAACTCACAGATCCAGAAGAGAAAACCGTCTCTTACACCGGTTTCATTAAAATAATGAACTTAATGGATTTCAATGCCCAAGGCATGCCTTCCGACAAAACCTGGGAGCTCTTTTTCAGAGGATTGCAACAAGATGTCGACATTTCCATTATATCAGAGGACCTCTACGCTTTGGCAATGAGGCTACCAGATCCTTGGCAACAATTGTTAATGAACTCCGGAATGTTTTGa
- the ERP3 gene encoding Erp3p (similar to uniprot|Q12403 Saccharomyces cerevisiae YDL018C) gives MNRNRTLKGELSNKRTFTHKATFMYNLLNMKFTWLWVFSLVIVCQSSPITVQLQKNGKECVYIDVDDSDCKISYYFAVQEGENNAFRVSYELWSPDDTEYPMIYKDDEEQGQWTFPAKHTGEYALCVIGDEYPKIVDLDIVQICFDQIPKPADPRLIGETIDSSLVRTLQDSVNIIEDQLQVLERNLKLYKSRAERNHHTVKSIASRLVTISICSIVLVPTIAVLEIIIMKYILGKFKS, from the coding sequence ATGAACAGAAACAGGACGTTAAAAGGGGAATTGTCGAATAAAAGGACATTTACACACAAAGCAACCTTCATGTATAACTTATTAAATATGAAGTTTACATGGTTATGGGTATTTTCGCTTGTGATTGTCTGTCAAAGCTCACCAATAACGGTACAATTACAGAAGAATGGGAAAGAATGTGTTTAcattgatgttgatgaCAGTGACTGCAAAATATCTTATTACTTCGCAGTACAAGAGGGAGAAAACAATGCCTTCAGAGTAAGCTATGAATTATGGTCTCCGGACGATACAGAGTATCCTATGATTTACAAAGATGACGAAGAGCAAGGGCAATGGACATTTCCTGCGAAACATACTGGTGAATATGCGTTATGTGTCATTGGTGATGAATATCCTAAGATTGTTGATTTAGACATTGTACAGATATGTTTCGATCAGATACCGAAGCCAGCAGATCCTCGTTTGATAGGAGAGACGATAGATAGTTCACTGGTGAGGACACTGCAAGATTCTGTAAATATAATAGAGGATCAGCTTCAAGtcttggaaagaaatttgaagCTGTACAAATCACGTGCAGAAAGAAACCACCACACTGTTAAATCAATAGCATCGAGGTTGGTCACCATATCAATTTGCTCCATAGTTCTTGTACCGACGATTGCTGTTCTAGAAATTATAATAATGAAGTATATTCTAGGTAAATTTAAATCATAa